The DNA segment CCAGGTCCATCTCTTCTTCACGGTTCAGCAGGGGGACCCGCGAGATCTCGTCGAGGTACAGATCGAGACTCTCACGTCCCTCGTCCACCGCCCGGGCAATCTGCGCCGGACGGAGGGACCGCCGCTTCCCGCGGGCACGAATGGTCACTGCGTACTCCTATTCCTTCAGACCCGCCCTGGCGAGTTCGGCGCCCCAAGCACCGACCCCCCGTCGCGGGATTATGTCAACAAAATCGAGCTAAAATAACAAAAATCGACGCGTTGCGCAACTACAATTGCAAGATGTTGTGAAACATACGGTTAGGCAGTGCTCTCATCCGTGAAACACCGGACCCTGCCTGCTAACAGTACGCCTTCACTGCCCCGCTGGTTCCTCAACGTCGCCGGGCACTCATCCCTTTCATGCGTAAAAGGGTGCGCCCCGCCGTCAGAAGTATGACGCGCGGGGCGCAGATTAAGTCACACCCCACCACGGGGTTGGCCGTCAGCGGCGGGTCAGAGCGCCTTGATTTCGGCCACCAGCTTGGTGAGCGAAGCCTTGGCGTCTCCGAAGAGCATCGCGGTCTTGGGATCGTAGAAGAGCTCGTTCTCGATCCCGGCGAAACCCGCACTCATCCCCCGCTTGAGGACCAGGATACTGCGTGCCCGGTCTGCATTAAGGATCGGCATCCCGTAGATCGGTGAGGAGGGGTCGGTCCGGGCGGCCGGGTTCACCACGTCATTGGCCCCGACCACCAGTGCCACGTCGCACTGGTCGAACTGGTCGTTGATCTCATCCATGTCGTACAGCCGATCATACGGCACATTCGCCTCGGCCAGGATCACGTTCATGTGGCCGGGCATTCGTCCGGCGACCGGGTGGATCGCGTACTTCACTTCTCCACCATGCTTCTCGATCAGCTCGGCCAGCTCGCGCACCACGTGCTGCGCCTGGGCCACCGCGAGTCCATATCCCGGAATCACGATCACGCTGCGGGCATAGGCGAGCTGGACCGCGACATCTTCAGCAGTCGTCGCGCGGACGGAGAGCCCCTCGGTGCCGGCGCCGACAGCCGCCGGGGCACCACCGAATGCTCCGAACAGCACATTGGTGAGCGAACGGTTCATCGCCTTCGACATCAGCATCGAGAGCAGGAAGCCGCTCGCACCGTTGAGGGCACCGGTGATGATCAGCACGTTGTTGCCGATCGCGAAGCCGGTGGCCGCCGCCGCGAGGCCCGCGTAGGAGTTGAGCAGCGAGACCACCACCGGCATATCGGCGCCGCCGATCGGCAGCACCATGAGGATGCCGATGCAGAACGAGAGCCCGAGCATCAACCAGAAGGCCAGCGGGTTCGCCGGATTCCAGACCAGCCAGCCGAAGAGACCAACCGTGCCGGCCAGCAGGCTCAGGTTCATCACATTCTGGCCCGGCCAGGTGATCGGCTTGCCGGGCAGGACTTCCTGCAGCTTGCCCCACGCCATCACCGAGCCGGTAACGGTGAGCGCGCCGAAGAGAGTCTCGAAGCCGAGGGCGGCCATGGTGCCCGAGGAGATCTGCGCGCCGAAGTCGTGGATGATCCATTCATTGACGCCGACGAGCGTCGCGGCGAGTGCCCCGAATGCGTGGGAGATCGCGACCACCTGCGGCATGCCGGTCATCTTGACGCGGGTGCCGAGCGGGATGCCGATGACGGTGCCGATGATGACGCCGGCCACAATCCACTGGTAGGTGACGATCTCCTGCACGAAGAGAGTGCCGATGACGGCGAGCAGCATGCCGATGGCGGCCTGGTTCATTCCCGACCGGGCACGATCCGGATGGGCCAGCGACCGGAGACCGAGGATGAAGAAGATCGAGGCGGCGAAGTAGGTGCCTTGCGTAAACAGGTCGCGCATTACTTCGCCTCCGCCGACTTGTCTGCTCGCTTGAAGAGCTTGAGCATCCGGTCCGTGATGATGAAGCCGCCCACCACGTTGATCATCGCGCAGGCCACGGCGAGGCAACCCAGGATGTTGCTGATGCGGTGGTCACCAGAGCCGGCCGCCACCAGTGAGCCAACGAGCGAAATGCCGGAGATGGCGTTGGTGGCAGACATCAGTGGCGTGTGCAGCAGCGGCGGCACGCGCGAGATCACCATATATCCCACGAAGCCGGCGAGCACGAACACGTAGAGCTGAATCACGACTGTCGCATTCATTTCGAGCCTCGGGATCAGCGGGTGGCGCCGGCGTGCGCGATGCACATCGCGCCGGTGATTTCGTCGGAGAGATCGACCTGCAGCTTGCCATCCTTGCGAAGGTGCTCGATCAGGGTCTGCACGTTCCGCGCAAACATCTGCGAGGCGTGCTGCGGCATCGCACTCGGCAGATTGAGAGTACCGATGATCGTCACACCATGGTGAACCACCGTTTCGCCCGGCACGGTGAGTTCGCAGTTGCCGCCGGTCTCGGCCGCGACATCCACGATCACCGAGCCCGGCTTCATCTTCTCGACCGTGGCGCGGAGGATGAGGCGTGGCGCGGCGCGGCCGGGGATCGCGGCCGTCGAGATCACCAGGTCGGACTGGGCAGCCGCACCGTCGACCGCTTCGATCACCTTCTTCTGCTGCTCTTCGGCCAGTTCCTTGGCATAGCCGCCGGCCGTTTCGGCATCGCCGGCGATCGCCTCGGGGGCGAGGAACTTCGCGCCAAGGGAGAGCACCTGTTCGGCCGCCGCTGCGCGGACGTCGAAACCGGTGACCACAGCACCGAGCCGGCGGGCGGTCGCAATCGCCTGCAGCCCGGCGACACCGGCGCCGAGTACCAGCGCCTTGGCGGGTGTCAGCGATCCGGCGGCGGTGGTGAGCATCGGGAGGAATCGCGGCAGCGCCGCAGCGCCGATGAGGGCGGCACGATAGCCCGCGACCGTGGCCTGCGACGAGAGGACGTCCATCGATTGTGCGCGGGTGATCCGCGGCACCTTCTCGAGAGCCAGAATGGTGACCTGCCGGGCGTTGAGCGCCGCCACGGCCGCCGCACTGTCGCCCGTCGTGAGGGCGAGCACCACCGCTCCGTCGCGAATTACGGAGCCGACCGGGCACTGCACCGCGCAGATCAATTCGCTCTGCCCCACCGTGGCTGCATCGGCGAGTTCGGCACCGGCGGCCGTGTAGGCCTCATCGGGAAAGAAGGCGCCGGCACCGGCACCTCGCTCGACGACGACACTGTCTCCGGCCTTGATGAGACGGGCGACGGCATCCGGGACAAGGGCCACGCGACTCTCGCGGGCGGCGGTCTCCTTCAGCACTCCAATACGCATCGGCTGGCGGCTCCATTGGTGGTCCGTGGACTTTCACCACGGGTAATGGTACCGTGCCCGCATGCCTCCCGCACCTCGACGTCCCGGTATCCACAAATTTGGCGGCGCCTCACTTGCCGATGCCGCTGCCATTCGTGGCGCCGTGGAGATCATCCGCTCCCGCTCTTCCCCGCGCGTCATCGTCCTCTCCGCCCTCGCGGGAGTGACCGAGCAACTCCTCGACGTGCTGAGCCAGGCCACCGCAGGCAATGAGAGTGGCGCACTCGCCGCGGTCGCCGCATTTCGCGCCAATCACCGCGCGGTGGTGTCGGGATTGCTGCCCACCGCCGACCGGCGTGCCCTGCGTGATGTCATCGATGCCACCAGCGATGAACTCGAAGCGCTGGCCCGTTCGCTCGCGGTGTTGCGTGAAGCGTCGCCACGGGTCCGCGATCACGTCGTCGCCCGCGGTGAGCGACTCTCGGCGCGGCTCGTCGCTGCGGCGCTGGAGGCAAAGGGAGAGAAGGTTGCCTTGGTCGAACCGTCGGATGTGATCATCACCGATGGTCCCTACGGCGGCGGCACGCCCAATCTCGTCGCCACGCGTGCCGCCGCTCGCACGGTGCTGCTGCCGCTGCTCAAGCGCGGCGCGACAGTAGTCGTGCCCGGTTTTCTTGGCCGCGCTCCCGATGGT comes from the Gemmatimonadota bacterium genome and includes:
- a CDS encoding NAD(P) transhydrogenase subunit alpha encodes the protein MNATVVIQLYVFVLAGFVGYMVISRVPPLLHTPLMSATNAISGISLVGSLVAAGSGDHRISNILGCLAVACAMINVVGGFIITDRMLKLFKRADKSAEAK
- a CDS encoding NAD(P)(+) transhydrogenase (Re/Si-specific) subunit beta — protein: MRDLFTQGTYFAASIFFILGLRSLAHPDRARSGMNQAAIGMLLAVIGTLFVQEIVTYQWIVAGVIIGTVIGIPLGTRVKMTGMPQVVAISHAFGALAATLVGVNEWIIHDFGAQISSGTMAALGFETLFGALTVTGSVMAWGKLQEVLPGKPITWPGQNVMNLSLLAGTVGLFGWLVWNPANPLAFWLMLGLSFCIGILMVLPIGGADMPVVVSLLNSYAGLAAAATGFAIGNNVLIITGALNGASGFLLSMLMSKAMNRSLTNVLFGAFGGAPAAVGAGTEGLSVRATTAEDVAVQLAYARSVIVIPGYGLAVAQAQHVVRELAELIEKHGGEVKYAIHPVAGRMPGHMNVILAEANVPYDRLYDMDEINDQFDQCDVALVVGANDVVNPAARTDPSSPIYGMPILNADRARSILVLKRGMSAGFAGIENELFYDPKTAMLFGDAKASLTKLVAEIKAL
- a CDS encoding NAD(P) transhydrogenase subunit alpha; the protein is MRIGVLKETAARESRVALVPDAVARLIKAGDSVVVERGAGAGAFFPDEAYTAAGAELADAATVGQSELICAVQCPVGSVIRDGAVVLALTTGDSAAAVAALNARQVTILALEKVPRITRAQSMDVLSSQATVAGYRAALIGAAALPRFLPMLTTAAGSLTPAKALVLGAGVAGLQAIATARRLGAVVTGFDVRAAAAEQVLSLGAKFLAPEAIAGDAETAGGYAKELAEEQQKKVIEAVDGAAAQSDLVISTAAIPGRAAPRLILRATVEKMKPGSVIVDVAAETGGNCELTVPGETVVHHGVTIIGTLNLPSAMPQHASQMFARNVQTLIEHLRKDGKLQVDLSDEITGAMCIAHAGATR